The genomic window CGCCGTTGGCCGCCGGGCAACCCGGGTACGTCGGCTGCCACGCAGCGAAGTTCGACAGGTACAGCACAAATGGGTTGATGTCGCTGTAGTCGACATCGCCGTCGCAGTTCAGATCGCCGCGCACCGTCACCGTGAAAGTCGCGACCGCCGCCCCGCCGGGCACACCGTCTCCGCTCGGCAGCGGGGCCGAGCCGTCGGTCTTCACCAGCTCGCCGTCCAGCGCCTGCCCCGTCGCGACGTTCACCAGCGTGTCCGCGACCGTCAGCGTGTATGTATCCGTCGCGAGCGCCGCCGCCGGCGTCAGCGTGATCGCGAACCGCGCCGCATCGTACGCCAGCGCGCATGGCACAACGCCGCCGCGCGCCCCCACGAGCGCGAACGCCCCCGCGTCCGCCACGATGTCCTCCTGGAACACCAGCTCAATCGCCGCAACTTCCGCCGGCGTCCGCACGGCTCCCGGCGGCGGATCGAGCACGACGATCTTCGGCGGCCCCTCGTCGAAGATGACTTCTGACTGGCCGGCACGCAGGACCCACGGCGTCGGATCGAACGCCACGTCGTATACGCCGGGGCTCGCGACGGGCAGCAGCAGGTATTCGCGCCGCGCATCGTTCCAGATCACGTGCGTCACCGGACCGTTGTCATCCGTCGCGACGATGTCGAGCGGCATGGTGAAGACCGATTCCTGCGTGCCCTGCAACTGCTCGATGAACAGCTCCACGTAGCCGGCGCCGTCGATGTCGAGCGGGCGCCAGGCGTAGACGTAGAACGGCGCGCCCACGCCGTAGATCCACTGGTCGAAGTACCACGACAGCTCGCGCCCCGTCGCGCTCTCCGCCAAGGCCACGAAGTCTTCCGTCGTCGCCGCGTTCTCGCCGCCGTACGCCGCCCGATACGCCGCCAGCAGGTCGAAGAACGCCGCGTCGCCGACCACGTGCCGGAGCATGTGCAGCACCCAGGCCGCCTTCAGGTACGTCGTGTTGTAGGCGAAAATCGCCTCGATGCTGTCCGGGTTGTAGACGTAGACGCTGCCGCTCGGCTCGCTGGGGCGCTTGTTGGCCATGTTCGCGTGCAGCCACGGCGCGCCGGGGCTGCCCGGCTGGAACTCGCGCCACAGGGCTTCCGAATACGTGGCGAAGCCCTCGCTCAGCCAGATGTCGTGCCAGGTCGCGTACGTGACCCAATCGCCCCACCACTGGTGCGCCAGCTCGTGCGCGACGGTGCCCTCGTCGAAGCCCAGCATGCTGGTCATCGTCTGGTGTTCCATCGCGCCGGCCCCGCCCCATTCGAGCATGCCGTACTTCTCGTTCGCGAACGGGTACGTGCCGAACACGTCGCTGTACGTCGTCAGCATGGTCTTGCAGCGCAGCCACGCCGCCCGATTGCCGGCCGTGTTGTGCTCCGGATAAATGAAGAACTGCAACGGCATACTCGCGCCGTCGTACGTCCACGTGTCTTCGAAGACGTCGAAGTTCGTTGTCGCAAAACAGTACAGGTAATCCTCGGTCGGGTATTCTGTCTTCCAGCGATAGCGCTGCAGGCCACCGCCGACGTCGTCCACGCCCAGCAGCACGCCGTTGGACGCCACCTTCTGCGTTGCGGGCACGGTGAACCACAGGTCGGCCGTCGTCTTGTCGAGCAGGTCGTCCTTCGCTGGCCACCACGTGTACGCGTACCACGGATCGCTCTCGGTGAACGCCTCCGGCACGCCGCCGCGCAGACGGAACGTGATCGAGCCGAAGCTGCCCACCGACTGCGGATAGCCGCTGTACGCCACATACAGCGCAAACTCCTCGCCCGCGCCATACGGCCGATCGAGCGTCACATCGATGTTGGCCTCGTCGAGCCGCGTCCAGGTCACCGGCACGCCGCCGACGCGCAGGTCGGAGATGGTGAGCACGTCGTGCAGCCGGAACCGGAAGACGCTGAGTCCGGCAACCAGACTGCGCACGGTCATGGTGTTCGACCCGCCCAGCCAGTGACCAGCCGCGTCGATCGTCAGGTCAAGGTGATAGTGCCGCACATCGGTGTCAGCAGCCCGTTCGTCGCGCGGCTGCGCCGCGTACCACTGCTCCAGAGCGGCACCACTCATGTGCGACCACTGGTGCCCCTGCTCCAGAGCAGTGCCGCCTACGTGCGCTGACTTGTGCTCTGGAGCAGTGCCAGCGCCCACCGCCGTCGCGCTCGTGACACCCCAGCCCAACACAACCACCAACCACCTTCTGCTCATGGGGGTACCTCGCGACCGGCGTTGGAGCGCTTCCATCCGCAACCTGCCTCTCCCGCCCATTATACGGGTTGCGGCGGCCGACTGCGCATGCCAACTGCGCGGCGTGGCACTGCTCTGGAGCAGTGCCAACCCGTCCGCGCGCCGGTTTTATCGGTGCCCGCGCTCGTCTACGGATTGACGATCAGACTGACGAACGGATTGATGTCGCCGAAGTTCACCGCTCCGTCCCCATCGACGTCGCCGCTGCGCGCCGGACAGTGCGGATAGGTCTCCGCCCACACGCCGGGATTCGACAGGGCCAACACGAACGCATTAACGTCGCCGAAATTGACAATGCCGTCGCAGTTCAAGTCCCCCGGCACGTACACCGCGAACGTCGCCAACGCCGCCCCGCCCGCCAGCCCGTCGCCGCTCGGCAGCGGCCCCATCGCACGGGGCTTCGACAGCTCGCCGTCCAGCGCCACGCCCGCCATGCTCACCACCGTATCGGCGATGGTCAGCGTGTACTCGTCCGGCAACAGATCGCTCGCCGGCGTCAGCGTGACCGCCTGCCGCACCGCGTCGTAGGCAAACGCACAGGTTACGTTGCCAGTGCGCGCGCCGACCAGCGTGAAATCCGCCGCCGCCGCCGTCACCGGCACGTGGAACACCGCCTCCAGCTCCGGCAGGTCCGCGGCCTGCACGACCGCCCCGGGCGCCGGCTGCAGCGTCACGATCTTCGGCGGCGCCCCATCCGGGAACACCAGCTCCTGCTGGTCCGCCAGGATCCACGGCGTCGGATCGAACCGCAGGTAGTCGCTTGTCGTGCTCCGCACCGGAAACAGCAGGTATTCCACGCGCGCATCGTTCCAGACCGTGTAGGCCGCGTCTCCCTCCGCGTCCGTGACCACCAGATCGATCGGCATGTCGAACACGGACTCGGATGTGCCCTGGATCTGCTCGATATACAGCTCGATGTAGCCCGCCCCGTCGACCACGATGGGCTGCCAGCCGAAGGTGTAAAACGGCAGCGGCGCCTCGTAGACCCAGCGCTGGAAGAAATTGGCCAGATCATCGCCGGTGACGCCCTCGACCACCGCCCGGAAATCCTCGGTGGTCCCCGAGCCGCCGCCGTACGCCGCACGCCACGCCGCGAGCACGTCGAAGAACGCGTCGTCGCCGATCCGGTGGCGGAGCATGTGCAGTACCCAGGCCGCCTTGTAGTAGCTGAGGTTCATATCGAGGATCCGTGCCGGATCGGAGGCATCGTAGCAGTAGACCGTGCCGTAGGCGGTCTCAGCCGGCCTGCGGACGGACATGACGGCGTGGAGCCAGGGCTCGCCGGGGCTGCCGGGGCGGTGCTCGAACCACAGCGCCTCGGAGTACGTCGCGAAGCCCTCGTTGAGCCAGATGTCGTGCCAGGTGGCGCAGGTCACGTGGTCGCCCCACCACTGGTGCGACAGCTCGTGGGCGACGAGCCATTCGCCGAAGCCGCCGATGCTGGTGATGGTCTGGTGCTCCATGCCGCCACCCCAGCCAAATTCGAGCATGCCGTACTTCTCGTTCATGAAGGGGTAAGTGCCATAGAGGTCGCTGAACGTGGTAAGCATGTTCTCGCAGGCCCGCCAGGCCGAGCGGTGACTGGGCGTGTTGTCTTCGGGGTAGATGAAGAACTTCAGCGGCAGGGTGACACCGTCGCGGGTCCACGTGGACTCGAACGTGTCATAGTTCGTCGCGCCGAAGCAGTACAGGTAGTCGGCGGTCGGATACTCCGTCTTCCAGCGATAGCGGAGCTTGCCCGGTGCCAGCACGTCGGTCCCCTGCAGCAGGCCGTTGGACGCGACAACGAGCGTATCGGGCACCGTGTACCACAGGTCGGCGGTGGTCTTGTCCGTTAGGGCATCCTTGACCGGCCACCACGTGTGGGCAAAGAACGGCTCACTGAGCGTGTAGATGTCCGGGCTGCCGCCGCGCGTGCGGAACGTGATGGCGCCGAGCCCCTGGCCAGAGGGCGGATGACCGGTGTAGGCGATCGTGATGTCAAACACCTCGTCCACGCCGTAGGGGCGGTCGAGGGTGACCGCCACGGTGGCGGAGTCCAGCCGTTGCCAGGCCAGCGGCGTCGCATCGCGCGAGAGCGTGGTGATCGTGAAATTCTCGTGCAAGCGGAAGTGGAAGAGGGTGAGGTCCGGCACCAGGCTGCGCACGGTGATCGTGTTCGACCCCGCCAGTGTCGTCGTGGCCGGGATAATCTCGAGGTCAAGCTGATAGTGCAACACGTCGGTGAAATCGTCGTACGCGTTGCCCGGCGGGAAGGCGCGCGGCAGGCCGCCCGGCAGCAGCTCGCCGACGGGTCCACAGGCCGCGGCCAGGGCGCGCGCCGCATCCGCCTTCGCCGGCACGCCGTACCAGTCCTGATCCGGGAGCCCCTGTCCACAGGCTGCACACACGCACAGTCCCAGTCCCGCTGCCAGCACGATCGGACGCATGAAATCCACCTTTCCCCGCGGTGCAGGCCCAAGCGCACGGCGGACGCATAAATCCTAACTTACCTGGGAATAGCGCGTTGTCGGTTGTTGTCACGACGACGCGACAATCTCCGACAACTACTACGTTCGACCGACGCGCGGCCGCGTCGTGCTACAGCGGGCGCTTCCTCGCCCGCCCGGGCGCACGGGGCAGATCGGCGCGCAGCACCCCCGATTTCCGATAGCGGAGTACCACCCGCGCGTCCGCTTCACCAGGCAGCCGATAGGACAGCGCGCCGACGTACTCCAGCACACACATGGCCGCGGCGGCCTGCGCGGCGGCACGTTCCTCGGCCGCTCGAGCTGCCGACTTGAAGAACCAGCATTCCCCGCCGGACCGCACAAAACCCGCCGCGTACTCCAGCAACACCGGTAACTCCGCGACCGCCCGACTCGTCACCGCGTCAAACCGTTCGCGATACGCCGGCGCGTGTGCCCGCACCTCCGCCCGGCCCCAGAGCGCGGTCGCGTTCGACAGGCCCAGTCGTGCAATCATCCGCGCCGCCGCATCGACCTTCTTCCGCGTCGCGTCCAGGAGCGTCACGCGCACGCCCTCGCACACGCACGCCACGGGAACCCCTGGCAGTCCCCCGCCACTACCGAGATCCAGCAACGCTTGCACGCGCCGTTCGGATACGAGCCCTGCCAGTGCCAGGCTGTCACAGACATGCCCCCGCCAGATTTCCGCCGCCGTCTTCGCCGCCGTCAGATTCAGCCGCGCATTCTCTTCCAGCAGCAACCGGACGAACTCCGCCAATCGCGCGTACGCCGCCGCACCGACATCGTACCCGGCGGCCCGCAATTCCTCGCGCGTCACCTCAGGGCCCTGCCGGCTCGGCCAGCGCATCCGCCAGCCATTCGATCACGTGCCGCGGCGTCGCCGGCGTGTGGTGCGCGATGTGGTGCCGGCAACTGAAGCCCGATACCGCGATCTCGGCGTCGCCGCGCGCCCGTACCGCCGGGAACAGCCGCTGCTCGCCGACCGCCTTCGCCACGTCGTAATGCTCCACCTCGTGGCCGAAGGCACCCGCCATCCCGCAGCAGCCGCTGTTGATCTCGGACGCCTGCCCGTGCGTGCACGCCGTCAGCACCGCCAGCGCATCCGCCGTGCCCGTCAGCGCCTTCTGGTGGCAATGCCCGTGATAGAGCAGCTTGGGCACCGCGTCGCGGAAGCGCAGCGCCTGCGGGTTCTTTCGCAGCTCCGCCGCCACGAACGTCTCGATCGTCATTGCCCGGCTGGCGATCTGTCGTGCGGCCGGCGTGCGCACCATCTGCGGCAGCTCGTCCAGCAGCACCGACACGCAGCTCGGCTCCGTGCCGACGATCGCCACTCCGCGCTCCGCGTACGGCGCCAACACCTGCACGTTCGCCTCGGCCAGCTTTTTCGCGTCGCGCAGCAGACCCTTGCTGATCAGCGGCCGGCCGCAGCAGCGCGTCGCCGGCACGATGACTTCGTAGCCCAGCGCTTCGAGCACCTTCAGCGCCGCGCGCCCCACCTGCGGCTGGTAGAAGTTCGCCCAGGTGTCGACGAAGTACACGACCTGCGGCCGGCCCGCCGCGGCAACCGCCTCCCCGCGCCGCGCCAGCCACTGCCGGAACGTCGGCCGCGCGAACCGCGGAAACGGCACGCGGCGATCGAACCCGAACAGGTGCTCCATCAGCGCCCGCACCGCACGCGACTGCATCACCCAGTTGCTCAGCGGCGCGAAATGGCTGCCCCACGGCGCCTTGTCCACCGACGCCGCCACCAGGCGCGTCCGCGCCGGCACGCCGAGCCGGTCGTTGCGGTGCGCGAGCCACTCGGCCTTCAGCTTGGCCATGTCGGTGCCGGTGGGGCATTCGGTCTTGCACGCCTTGCAGCTCAGGCACAGGTCCATGACCTCATCGAGCGCTTCATCGGCCAACCCGGTCAGCAGCCCCCGGTTCGACAGGGCGATCCGCAGCGCGTTCGCCCGGGCCCGCGTGCTGTGCGCCTCGTCGCCGGTCGCCATGTACGACGGGCACATTGTGCCGATCAGCCGCTGCCGGCACTGCCCCAGCCCGCTGCACATCCCCGCCAGTCCGGCCATCCCGCCGTACTTGTCGAAGTCCAGAATCGTCGCCGGCTGCTGCGACTCGAAGCCGTCACCGTAGCGCAGATTCTCGTCCATCGGCAGCGCGGCGACGATCTTCCCCGGATTCAGGATGCCGTCCGGGTCGAACGTCCGCTTGATCGTCTCGAACGCCGCCATCAGCCGCGGCCCGAAGGTCTTGCCCAGCCAGCACGACCGCACGATCCCGTCGCCGTGCTCGCCGCTCATTGTCCCGCCGAATTCCGCGACCAGCGTGCTGACGCGGTCGCCGATCCGGCGCAGGCGCACAATGTCCTCGCGCCGCTTGAGATTCAGCACCGGCCGCACGTGCAGACAGCCCACGCTGGCGTGGCCGTAATAGCCGGCCTGCTCCACACCCTCTTCGCGGAGCACTTCGCCCAGGCGCGTCATGTAGTCGCCCAGCCGGGCAGGATCCACCGACGTGTCGTCGATGAAGTCGTACGGCTGCTTATCGCCCGGCCGCGACATGAGCAGCCCCGTGCCGGCCTTGCGCACATCCCACACGTCGGTCTGCTGCGCCGTGTCGGTCAGAATCGGCCAGGCGTAGCCGATGCCGCGGCTCTGGCAGTCCGCGCACAGCTCGTTGAGCCGGCGACTCAGGCGCGCTTCGTCCTCCTCGTAGAACTCCACAATGAGCAGCGCGTGCGGATCGCCCTGCAAGAACCAGCGCCGCCGCGCCATCGCCGGATTGTCCTTCGTCGCGTCCAGGATGAACTTGTCGACCAACTCGACCGCGGCGGGCTGGTGGGCCAGGTGAACCGGCACCGTGTTCAGCGCCTGCGCCAAGCTGTCGTAATGGACGACGACCATGCCCTTGTAGCGCGGCAACGGGATGAGATTGACCGTCGCCGCCGTGACAATCGCCAGCGTCCCCTCGCTGCCGCAGAGCAGCGCCTCGACGTTCAGCCGGCCATCGTTTGGCCGCAGGCGGTCAAGCGCATAGCCGTCGTTCGCGCGCATCACCTTCGGGAAACGCGCCGCGATCTCGTCGGCCTGCTCGGCCAGAATCCTGGTGAGCACGCGTTCGCATTCGATCGCGCGCGGGTTGGTCGCCGGCGGTTCATCCCGCCCCCACGTGTGCGTCGAGCCGTCCGCGAACACGACGTCCAGGCTCAGCACGTGATCGACCGTCCGGCCGAAGACGAGCGAATGCGCGCCGCACGAGTTGTTCGCGATCATCCCGCCGACCGTCGCCCGGCTGCTCGTCGCCACGTCCGGCGCAAAATGCAGCCCGTGCGGGCTGAGCTGCGCGTTCAGCTCGTCGAGCACCACGCCAGCCTCGATACGTGCCGTACGCCGCGCCGGGTCGATCGCCAGCACGCGATTCAGGTGCCGCGAGCAGTCCACAATCAGCCCGCGGTTCACCGCCCCGCCGGCCAGGCCCGTGCCCGCCCCGCGCGCCGTGACCGGCACGCCGTGCCGGGCCGCCAGCGTCACGCACGTGGCCACCTCCGCGGCCGAGCGCGGGAAGGCCACCCCCGCCGGCAGGATCTCGTAGATGCTGGCATCCGTGGCGAACAGGACCCGCGACAGGGCGTCCGTGCGTAGCTCCCCGCCAAGAATGGGCGACAACTCGCGCGCCAGAGCAGCGAATCCGCCCGTCTCGTGTGCGGCTTCGGCGTGGGTGCCACCCGCAGGTGTGGCACCGGCTCGTGCAGCACCGGCGTCTCGCGGGTGTTCCGAGTTCGTGTCCATGGCTGCCCAGTGTACCATCCACCTGCCGGCCCCGCAGCGCGGTATGCTGCCCGCATGGACATCGACCTGGAGCAGTTGCCCATCCCCGATTGGGGCCTGACCTGCCCTCATTGCGCGTACCCGCTGAAGGGGCTGCCCGCCCACCGTTGTCCTGAATGCGGGCGCCCGTTCCGGATCGACGATCTCATCGGCCCATGGACACGCCTGCGCAGCCCGACGTTCACCGGTAGTGAGCTGCCGCTGCCGGATTTTGGCCTGCACTGCGCGCGGTGCGATCAGCCGCTGGCCGGCGCCATGACCCGCACTTGCCCGCACTGCGCGGCCCCGTTCGACCCGCGGGCCTGGCTGCCGCGCGAAGCATGGTTCCTGGTCGCGGAGGAACTCTGTCACCCAATACCGTCCCCCGCCGTGCAGGCCCTGCTGGCCGCCGAGTTGATCCCGTACATCCCCGTTGGCGAGCGTTCGGTGACCGAGATCTACGGCGTGCAGAGCGCCGTCATGGCGCGGGTTCGCGCCCCCCGCGAGTTCTATTTCGACGTCCGCTGGCACCTGCGCCGCGCCGCCGAAGACGCCCGGCGGTGCCGGACCGCGCGGGCCTGGCGCTGCCCGGCCTGCGGCGAACGCAACCCGGCCAACTTTGAGGTGTGCTGGAATTGTGCCGCACCGCCCGCGTCGGCGTGAGTCCCTTCAGCCCGGCGCTCATTCCCCGACGATCTGCACGACGATGTCCCGTGTCCGGCCGCGCGTGTCAAAATCGAGCAGGACAATCTGCTGCCATGTGCCCAGCGGCATCCGGCCGTCCACGACCGGCACCGTCAGCGACGGTCCGAGCGCAGACGCACGCACGTGGGCATGCCCGTTGTCATCGTGCCAGGTCGCCTCGTGCGCGTAATGTTCGCCCTTCGGAGCGATGCGCTCGTAGAACGCCTTCAGATCGTGGCGCAGCAGCCCCGGCTCCGCCTCGGTCGTGGTGATCCCCGCCGTCGACCCCACCACGAACACGACCAGCAAGCCCTGCCGGATCCCGGACGCCGCCACCGCGCGCGCTACTTCCCCCGTGATGTCCAGCACCTCCGTATGCCCTTGCGTGCGAACCTGAAACCGCCCAGCGTGCGTCATGACCTGCTCCTCACCTGCAACGATCCGCGGCACGGGGACCGCGACAAGCCCCGCGCATTCTGCTAGGATCGGGGCACACGGTCCAGGTGGCACAGGCGCGCCTTCGCGACGCCGCAGCGGTGACAACCATGCTCACGACGATCTCCGACGACCACCGTCTCCTGATCGAAGGCGTCCGTGACTACGCGCGCGGCGAACTCCTCGCGCTCGACGCCAAGTGGGACAAGGAGGAATCCTCGTGTTGCGAGCGACTGGGGCAGCTCTATGAGATGGGGCTGATGGGCCTGCGTGTGCCGGAAGACCATGGCGGGCTGGGCTGCCCGATGCTGCCGTACGCG from Phycisphaerae bacterium includes these protein-coding regions:
- the rsmG gene encoding 16S rRNA (guanine(527)-N(7))-methyltransferase RsmG: MRWPSRQGPEVTREELRAAGYDVGAAAYARLAEFVRLLLEENARLNLTAAKTAAEIWRGHVCDSLALAGLVSERRVQALLDLGSGGGLPGVPVACVCEGVRVTLLDATRKKVDAAARMIARLGLSNATALWGRAEVRAHAPAYRERFDAVTSRAVAELPVLLEYAAGFVRSGGECWFFKSAARAAEERAAAQAAAAMCVLEYVGALSYRLPGEADARVVLRYRKSGVLRADLPRAPGRARKRPL
- a CDS encoding Ig-like domain-containing protein, whose translation is MRPIVLAAGLGLCVCAACGQGLPDQDWYGVPAKADAARALAAACGPVGELLPGGLPRAFPPGNAYDDFTDVLHYQLDLEIIPATTTLAGSNTITVRSLVPDLTLFHFRLHENFTITTLSRDATPLAWQRLDSATVAVTLDRPYGVDEVFDITIAYTGHPPSGQGLGAITFRTRGGSPDIYTLSEPFFAHTWWPVKDALTDKTTADLWYTVPDTLVVASNGLLQGTDVLAPGKLRYRWKTEYPTADYLYCFGATNYDTFESTWTRDGVTLPLKFFIYPEDNTPSHRSAWRACENMLTTFSDLYGTYPFMNEKYGMLEFGWGGGMEHQTITSIGGFGEWLVAHELSHQWWGDHVTCATWHDIWLNEGFATYSEALWFEHRPGSPGEPWLHAVMSVRRPAETAYGTVYCYDASDPARILDMNLSYYKAAWVLHMLRHRIGDDAFFDVLAAWRAAYGGGSGTTEDFRAVVEGVTGDDLANFFQRWVYEAPLPFYTFGWQPIVVDGAGYIELYIEQIQGTSESVFDMPIDLVVTDAEGDAAYTVWNDARVEYLLFPVRSTTSDYLRFDPTPWILADQQELVFPDGAPPKIVTLQPAPGAVVQAADLPELEAVFHVPVTAAAADFTLVGARTGNVTCAFAYDAVRQAVTLTPASDLLPDEYTLTIADTVVSMAGVALDGELSKPRAMGPLPSGDGLAGGAALATFAVYVPGDLNCDGIVNFGDVNAFVLALSNPGVWAETYPHCPARSGDVDGDGAVNFGDINPFVSLIVNP
- a CDS encoding FAD-binding protein; its protein translation is MSPILGGELRTDALSRVLFATDASIYEILPAGVAFPRSAAEVATCVTLAARHGVPVTARGAGTGLAGGAVNRGLIVDCSRHLNRVLAIDPARRTARIEAGVVLDELNAQLSPHGLHFAPDVATSSRATVGGMIANNSCGAHSLVFGRTVDHVLSLDVVFADGSTHTWGRDEPPATNPRAIECERVLTRILAEQADEIAARFPKVMRANDGYALDRLRPNDGRLNVEALLCGSEGTLAIVTAATVNLIPLPRYKGMVVVHYDSLAQALNTVPVHLAHQPAAVELVDKFILDATKDNPAMARRRWFLQGDPHALLIVEFYEEDEARLSRRLNELCADCQSRGIGYAWPILTDTAQQTDVWDVRKAGTGLLMSRPGDKQPYDFIDDTSVDPARLGDYMTRLGEVLREEGVEQAGYYGHASVGCLHVRPVLNLKRREDIVRLRRIGDRVSTLVAEFGGTMSGEHGDGIVRSCWLGKTFGPRLMAAFETIKRTFDPDGILNPGKIVAALPMDENLRYGDGFESQQPATILDFDKYGGMAGLAGMCSGLGQCRQRLIGTMCPSYMATGDEAHSTRARANALRIALSNRGLLTGLADEALDEVMDLCLSCKACKTECPTGTDMAKLKAEWLAHRNDRLGVPARTRLVAASVDKAPWGSHFAPLSNWVMQSRAVRALMEHLFGFDRRVPFPRFARPTFRQWLARRGEAVAAAGRPQVVYFVDTWANFYQPQVGRAALKVLEALGYEVIVPATRCCGRPLISKGLLRDAKKLAEANVQVLAPYAERGVAIVGTEPSCVSVLLDELPQMVRTPAARQIASRAMTIETFVAAELRKNPQALRFRDAVPKLLYHGHCHQKALTGTADALAVLTACTHGQASEINSGCCGMAGAFGHEVEHYDVAKAVGEQRLFPAVRARGDAEIAVSGFSCRHHIAHHTPATPRHVIEWLADALAEPAGP
- a CDS encoding secondary thiamine-phosphate synthase enzyme YjbQ is translated as MTHAGRFQVRTQGHTEVLDITGEVARAVAASGIRQGLLVVFVVGSTAGITTTEAEPGLLRHDLKAFYERIAPKGEHYAHEATWHDDNGHAHVRASALGPSLTVPVVDGRMPLGTWQQIVLLDFDTRGRTRDIVVQIVGE
- a CDS encoding Ig-like domain-containing protein, whose translation is MSRRWLVVVLGWGVTSATAVGAGTAPEHKSAHVGGTALEQGHQWSHMSGAALEQWYAAQPRDERAADTDVRHYHLDLTIDAAGHWLGGSNTMTVRSLVAGLSVFRFRLHDVLTISDLRVGGVPVTWTRLDEANIDVTLDRPYGAGEEFALYVAYSGYPQSVGSFGSITFRLRGGVPEAFTESDPWYAYTWWPAKDDLLDKTTADLWFTVPATQKVASNGVLLGVDDVGGGLQRYRWKTEYPTEDYLYCFATTNFDVFEDTWTYDGASMPLQFFIYPEHNTAGNRAAWLRCKTMLTTYSDVFGTYPFANEKYGMLEWGGAGAMEHQTMTSMLGFDEGTVAHELAHQWWGDWVTYATWHDIWLSEGFATYSEALWREFQPGSPGAPWLHANMANKRPSEPSGSVYVYNPDSIEAIFAYNTTYLKAAWVLHMLRHVVGDAAFFDLLAAYRAAYGGENAATTEDFVALAESATGRELSWYFDQWIYGVGAPFYVYAWRPLDIDGAGYVELFIEQLQGTQESVFTMPLDIVATDDNGPVTHVIWNDARREYLLLPVASPGVYDVAFDPTPWVLRAGQSEVIFDEGPPKIVVLDPPPGAVRTPAEVAAIELVFQEDIVADAGAFALVGARGGVVPCALAYDAARFAITLTPAAALATDTYTLTVADTLVNVATGQALDGELVKTDGSAPLPSGDGVPGGAAVATFTVTVRGDLNCDGDVDYSDINPFVLYLSNFAAWQPTYPGCPAANGDIDGNGVYPSFGDINPFVTLLTP